From Sphingomonas bisphenolicum, one genomic window encodes:
- a CDS encoding FtsB family cell division protein, with product MAHIAKLRLLLWSAIGPAIALLLLLFFAGYVVLGSNGVLAWGDYSRQLQAAKMELKHVQAARAELHNRVDLLNPRRVDPDLSDELIRRQLGVIHHDEVVVPLN from the coding sequence ATGGCGCACATCGCGAAACTTCGTCTCCTTCTCTGGTCGGCTATCGGCCCTGCGATCGCGCTGCTCCTGCTGCTGTTCTTCGCGGGCTATGTCGTGCTGGGTTCCAACGGGGTGCTCGCTTGGGGCGATTATTCGCGCCAGTTGCAGGCGGCGAAAATGGAATTGAAGCATGTACAGGCGGCGCGGGCCGAACTGCACAACCGGGTCGACCTGCTCAATCCGCGCCGCGTCGATCCCGACCTGTCGGACGAACTGATCCGCCGTCAATTGGGCGTTATCCATCATGACGAAGTGGTCGTGCCACTAAACTGA
- a CDS encoding pilus assembly protein TadG-related protein, producing the protein MGKTEEHRQGFLKRLAGNQAGNAMAMVAAAIIPLAALIGGGLDMSRAYMARARMQQACDAAALAGRRAMTGSSMSQADKDEAKKFFDFNFPQNTFQAATFVPVIQSKPGETTTVQVTAETTMPTTIMKIFGYQTLPLAVTCESRFDIGNTDVMLVLDTTGSMSSNMTDTDGTVMTRLAALKLAVKDFYDTLGAGSDTTGRIRYGFMPYSSTVNVGYSLPASALIGGTTGETWNYQTRRRYISSYTSSTSYGSWTKTSGSTTNGSGTDVGDRWTCPNDRSDTVTSTSSNSSNPSTTDGNGVITTTGTETRVTTGINYTNGSCYYSSNKYRKDWTSVTYNSYTEQRSTTVTQTPQYSWQYGQYPLDVSNYITGNATTNPTSVTGATTDANGTTVSATNTWAGCIEERDTDSSITATTSTTAVPNGAYDLQIDTAPTNTATKWRPHWPDVEFDRSGRWLNDNRNNDYRSGTGGWNACPSKARKLASYSSRTAVPTGMSSSFDSYVDGLIAIGGTYHDIGMIWGARFLSPTGIFATDNGAAPNGFNISRHIIFMTDGDMSAYDAVYGAYGYQKLDARVAAASTGNSDLTAIHKRRLEMLCNAVKGKGITIWVVGFKDQPPTGTADSTMLDTELQTCANSSNHWFMAYKPSTLRQKFKDIAKNIGGLRLSQ; encoded by the coding sequence ATGGGCAAGACAGAAGAGCATCGACAAGGCTTCCTGAAGCGGCTGGCGGGCAACCAGGCGGGCAACGCCATGGCGATGGTCGCTGCGGCGATCATCCCGCTCGCGGCGCTGATCGGCGGCGGACTCGACATGAGCCGCGCCTATATGGCGCGCGCCCGGATGCAGCAGGCCTGCGACGCCGCCGCGCTGGCGGGGCGCCGCGCCATGACCGGTTCCTCCATGAGCCAGGCCGACAAGGATGAAGCGAAGAAATTCTTCGATTTCAACTTCCCGCAAAATACTTTCCAGGCTGCGACCTTCGTCCCCGTGATCCAGAGCAAGCCGGGCGAAACCACCACGGTGCAGGTGACGGCGGAAACGACCATGCCGACCACCATCATGAAGATCTTCGGCTATCAGACCCTGCCGCTCGCCGTGACATGCGAAAGCCGGTTCGACATCGGCAATACCGACGTCATGCTGGTGCTCGACACCACCGGGTCCATGTCCAGCAACATGACCGATACCGACGGCACCGTCATGACGCGGCTGGCCGCGCTCAAGCTGGCGGTGAAGGATTTCTACGATACGCTGGGCGCCGGGTCCGACACGACCGGGCGTATCCGCTACGGCTTCATGCCCTATAGTTCGACCGTGAACGTAGGTTATTCGTTGCCGGCCAGCGCTTTAATAGGTGGAACCACGGGTGAAACCTGGAATTACCAGACCCGCCGCCGCTACATCAGTAGCTACACCAGTTCCACCAGCTATGGCAGCTGGACCAAAACGTCCGGATCTACGACCAACGGCAGTGGGACCGATGTCGGCGATCGCTGGACCTGTCCCAACGACCGCTCGGATACCGTCACTTCCACCAGTAGCAATTCGTCCAATCCGTCCACGACTGACGGCAACGGGGTGATCACAACCACCGGAACGGAAACGCGCGTCACCACCGGCATCAACTACACCAACGGCAGCTGCTATTATTCCAGCAATAAATACCGGAAGGATTGGACCTCCGTCACATATAACAGCTACACGGAACAGCGTAGCACGACCGTGACCCAGACGCCGCAATATAGCTGGCAATATGGGCAATATCCGCTCGACGTGTCGAATTACATCACCGGCAATGCGACCACCAATCCGACGTCCGTGACCGGGGCGACCACCGACGCCAACGGCACGACCGTGTCCGCGACCAACACATGGGCCGGTTGCATCGAGGAACGCGATACCGACAGCAGCATAACCGCGACGACTTCCACAACTGCCGTCCCGAATGGCGCCTACGACCTGCAGATCGATACCGCGCCCACAAACACCGCCACCAAATGGCGCCCCCATTGGCCGGATGTGGAGTTCGATCGCAGCGGCCGTTGGCTAAACGACAATCGCAATAACGACTATCGCTCCGGCACCGGCGGCTGGAATGCCTGCCCCAGCAAGGCGCGCAAGCTGGCGAGCTATTCCAGCCGCACAGCCGTGCCGACCGGCATGTCCAGCAGCTTCGACAGCTATGTCGATGGCCTGATAGCGATCGGTGGCACCTATCATGACATCGGCATGATCTGGGGTGCTCGCTTCCTGTCGCCGACGGGTATCTTCGCGACTGACAACGGCGCCGCACCCAATGGCTTCAACATCTCGCGCCACATCATCTTCATGACAGACGGCGATATGAGCGCCTATGATGCAGTCTACGGAGCCTATGGTTATCAGAAGCTGGACGCGCGCGTAGCCGCAGCCAGTACCGGTAACAGCGATCTGACCGCCATCCACAAACGGCGGCTGGAAATGCTTTGCAACGCGGTCAAGGGCAAGGGCATCACCATCTGGGTCGTCGGCTTCAAGGATCAACCGCCGACAGGCACCGCCGATTCGACGATGCTCGACACCGAGTTGCAGACTTGCGCCAACAGCAGCAACCATTGGTTCATGGCCTATAAGCCGTCCACGCTGCGTCAGAAGTTCAAGGACATCGCCAAGAATATCGGCGGCTTGAGGCTGTCGCAATGA
- a CDS encoding TadE/TadG family type IV pilus assembly protein has protein sequence MIGRIGRFLARLRAHARGATLLEFGLVAGPLILTIMAIGDLGYQSYLRAVTRGVLEKASRSASVGTLNSTDIDTYIEAQMAAINSKNGTTSTIKKSYYNFSRVGKPEKITTDTAPLGSYNAGDCYEDANGNGAYDAAGGSTGLGSADDIVYYEVTISMPRLFPMAKLLGWSATQSATATTIVRNQPWANQGTPTIRCS, from the coding sequence ATGATCGGTCGGATCGGCCGCTTCCTCGCTCGCCTGCGCGCTCATGCGCGCGGCGCGACGCTGCTGGAATTCGGGCTGGTCGCCGGGCCGCTGATCCTGACCATCATGGCGATCGGCGATCTGGGCTATCAGTCCTATCTGCGCGCGGTGACGCGTGGCGTGTTGGAAAAGGCGTCGCGCTCCGCATCGGTCGGGACGCTCAACAGTACCGACATCGACACCTATATCGAGGCGCAAATGGCCGCGATCAACTCCAAGAACGGCACCACCTCCACGATCAAGAAAAGCTATTATAACTTCTCACGCGTCGGCAAGCCGGAGAAGATCACCACCGACACCGCGCCATTGGGCAGTTATAATGCGGGCGACTGTTATGAGGACGCCAACGGCAATGGCGCCTATGACGCCGCGGGCGGATCGACCGGTCTCGGCAGCGCCGACGACATCGTCTATTATGAAGTCACCATATCGATGCCGCGCCTGTTCCCGATGGCGAAATTGCTGGGCTGGAGCGCGACCCAGTCCGCCACCGCCACCACCATCGTCCGCAACCAGCCCTGGGCGAACCAGGGCACGCCGACGATCCGATGCTCATGA
- a CDS encoding TadE/TadG family type IV pilus assembly protein, giving the protein MMSARPRLTALMHLLRRDDRGLALIEFAFSLPVLVILCMAGLECANLALAHMRVSQVAMLVADNAARVRTSIDEADINEIMTGADLSTNSLGLKANGRIFLSDLEPNGKTGANAGQYIRWQRCWGSGTFTSSYGVAGDGATTASMANGMGPGTTAATKVSAASGTAVMFVEVAYNYQPLITNSIFGAKIIRYTSAFNVRERTDQAIKNAGNLATSATASCS; this is encoded by the coding sequence ATGATGTCGGCACGCCCCCGCCTCACCGCCCTGATGCACCTGCTGCGCCGCGACGATCGCGGCCTGGCGCTCATCGAATTCGCCTTCTCGCTGCCGGTGCTGGTCATATTGTGCATGGCTGGCCTGGAATGCGCGAACCTGGCGCTGGCGCATATGCGCGTCAGCCAGGTCGCGATGCTGGTCGCCGACAATGCCGCGCGCGTGCGGACATCGATCGACGAAGCGGACATCAATGAGATCATGACCGGCGCCGACCTGTCGACCAACTCCTTGGGCCTGAAAGCCAATGGCCGGATATTCCTCTCCGACCTGGAGCCTAACGGAAAGACAGGTGCGAACGCCGGCCAATATATCCGCTGGCAGCGTTGCTGGGGCTCCGGCACCTTCACATCCAGCTATGGCGTGGCCGGTGATGGCGCCACAACGGCCAGCATGGCCAATGGCATGGGACCGGGCACGACGGCCGCGACGAAAGTGTCGGCCGCCAGCGGCACCGCGGTGATGTTCGTGGAGGTCGCCTATAATTATCAGCCGCTGATCACAAATTCGATCTTCGGCGCGAAAATCATCCGCTATACCAGCGCCTTCAACGTGCGCGAGCGAACCGACCAGGCGATCAAGAATGCCGGCAATCTCGCCACATCGGCCACCGCATCCTGTAGCTGA
- a CDS encoding dicarboxylate/amino acid:cation symporter: protein MAIPYRSFGFQVLAGMVVGLLLGLVARQIGAGPDGDLNWLATALKTVGSIFVSLLKAIVPPLVFAAIVASIANLRALDNAARLAGQTLLWFAITALIAVAIGIAIGVIVQPGAGLHGTALAMGKSENMGGWLDFLKGLVPANSLALSGSTKITDGSASTSISFNILQLLVISIAVGLATLKVGEKADPFLGFVRSLLAVVRALLGWVIRLTPIGSAALIGTAIATYGWSALAQLGTFTAAIYLGLALVLLVVYPLLLVANGLKPGPYFAKAWPAIQLGFVSRSSVGTLPVTEAVTERLGVDKGYAAFAIPLASTTKMDGCASIYPALAAIFVAGFYGIPLHFVDYALIVFVSVIGSAATAGLTGAIVMLTLTLSTLGLPLEGVGLLLAIDPILDMGRTAVNVAGQVLVGVIVAKREGILDEAAYYGEGALVEV, encoded by the coding sequence TTGGCCTCTTGCTGGGCCTCGTCGCCCGCCAGATCGGCGCGGGGCCGGATGGCGACCTCAACTGGCTGGCGACCGCGCTCAAGACGGTCGGCTCTATCTTCGTCTCGCTGCTGAAGGCGATCGTACCGCCTCTGGTCTTCGCCGCCATCGTCGCGTCGATCGCCAATCTGCGCGCGCTCGACAATGCCGCGCGGCTGGCGGGGCAGACCCTGCTCTGGTTCGCCATCACCGCGTTGATCGCAGTCGCGATCGGCATCGCCATCGGCGTCATCGTCCAGCCGGGCGCGGGCCTGCACGGCACGGCGTTGGCCATGGGCAAGAGCGAGAACATGGGCGGCTGGCTCGATTTCCTCAAGGGCCTGGTCCCGGCCAACAGCCTGGCCCTGTCGGGCAGCACCAAGATCACCGACGGCAGCGCGTCCACCAGCATCAGCTTCAACATCCTGCAATTGCTGGTCATTTCGATCGCGGTCGGCCTCGCCACCTTGAAGGTCGGGGAAAAGGCCGACCCCTTCCTCGGCTTCGTCCGCTCGCTGCTCGCGGTGGTGCGCGCGCTGCTCGGCTGGGTCATCCGCCTGACACCGATCGGCTCGGCCGCGCTCATCGGCACCGCCATCGCCACCTATGGCTGGAGCGCGCTGGCGCAGCTTGGCACCTTCACCGCCGCCATTTACCTGGGCCTCGCGCTGGTGCTGCTGGTCGTCTATCCGCTGCTGCTGGTCGCCAATGGCCTGAAACCCGGCCCCTATTTCGCCAAGGCCTGGCCCGCGATCCAGTTGGGCTTCGTCTCGCGCTCCTCGGTCGGCACCCTGCCCGTCACCGAAGCCGTGACCGAACGGCTGGGCGTGGACAAGGGCTATGCCGCCTTCGCCATTCCGCTGGCCTCCACCACCAAGATGGACGGCTGCGCGTCGATCTATCCTGCGCTGGCGGCGATCTTCGTCGCGGGCTTCTACGGCATCCCGCTCCACTTCGTGGACTATGCGCTGATCGTCTTCGTATCGGTCATCGGATCGGCCGCGACGGCCGGCCTGACCGGCGCGATCGTGATGCTGACGCTGACGCTCTCGACGCTGGGCCTGCCGCTGGAGGGCGTAGGGCTGTTGCTGGCGATCGACCCGATTTTGGATATGGGCCGCACTGCGGTCAACGTGGCGGGACAGGTGCTGGTCGGCGTGATCGTCGCCAAGCGGGAGGGGATATTGGACGAGGCGGCTTATTATGGCGAGGGCGCGCTGGTAGAGGTTTAG
- a CDS encoding pyruvate dehydrogenase complex E1 component subunit beta, giving the protein MGIVIKMPALSPTMEEGTLAKWLVKEGDEVKSGDILAEIETDKATMEFEAVDEGKIGKIMIAEGTEGVKVGTVIAEMAGEGGEEAAPAPKAEAPKAEAASAPKKAESGTSKLASDVKASVQDPAIPEGTEFVKTTVREALRDAMAEEMRKDERVFVMGEEVAEYQGAYKVTQGLLDEFGDKRVIDTPITEYGFAGIGAGAAMGGLRPIVEFMTFNFAMQAIDHIINSAAKTNYMSGGQMRCPIVFRGPNGAASRVGAQHSQNYGPWYAAVPGLIVIAPYDAADAKGLLKAAIRSTDPVVFLENELLYGRSFDVPKLDDYVLPIGKARIMRPGKDVTLVSYSIGVGLALDAAETLAGEGIDAEVIDLRTLRPLDTATVLESLKKTNRLVVVEEGWPTCSIASEIAAVVMEQGFDDLDAPVLRVTNEDVPLPYAANLEKAALIDASRVVAAAKKVCYK; this is encoded by the coding sequence ATGGGTATCGTAATCAAGATGCCGGCGCTCTCGCCGACGATGGAAGAGGGCACGCTGGCCAAATGGCTGGTGAAGGAAGGCGATGAGGTCAAGTCCGGCGACATCCTCGCCGAGATCGAGACCGACAAGGCGACGATGGAATTCGAAGCCGTCGACGAGGGTAAGATCGGCAAGATCATGATCGCCGAAGGCACCGAAGGCGTGAAGGTCGGCACCGTGATCGCCGAGATGGCGGGAGAGGGCGGTGAAGAAGCCGCGCCGGCGCCCAAGGCCGAAGCGCCCAAGGCGGAAGCCGCGTCAGCGCCCAAGAAGGCCGAAAGCGGCACGTCCAAGCTGGCTAGCGACGTCAAGGCGTCGGTCCAGGACCCCGCCATTCCGGAAGGCACCGAGTTCGTCAAGACGACCGTGCGCGAAGCGCTGCGCGACGCCATGGCCGAGGAGATGCGCAAGGACGAGCGCGTCTTCGTGATGGGCGAGGAAGTTGCGGAATATCAGGGCGCCTATAAGGTGACCCAGGGCCTGCTCGACGAATTCGGCGACAAGCGCGTCATTGACACGCCGATCACCGAATATGGCTTTGCCGGCATCGGTGCGGGTGCGGCGATGGGCGGCCTGCGCCCGATCGTGGAGTTCATGACGTTCAACTTTGCCATGCAGGCGATCGACCACATCATCAACTCGGCCGCCAAGACCAATTACATGTCCGGCGGCCAGATGCGCTGCCCGATCGTGTTCCGCGGTCCCAACGGCGCGGCGAGCCGCGTCGGCGCACAGCACAGCCAGAATTACGGTCCCTGGTATGCCGCCGTCCCCGGCCTGATCGTCATCGCACCTTATGATGCCGCCGACGCGAAGGGCCTGCTGAAAGCCGCGATCCGCTCGACCGACCCGGTCGTGTTCCTGGAAAATGAACTTCTCTACGGCCGCAGCTTCGACGTGCCCAAGCTGGACGATTATGTCCTGCCGATCGGCAAGGCGCGGATCATGCGTCCGGGCAAGGATGTGACGCTGGTCAGCTATTCGATCGGCGTGGGGCTGGCGCTGGACGCGGCGGAAACGCTGGCGGGTGAGGGCATCGACGCCGAAGTGATCGACCTGCGGACGCTGCGCCCGCTCGACACCGCGACGGTGCTGGAAAGCCTGAAGAAGACCAACCGCCTGGTGGTGGTGGAAGAAGGCTGGCCGACCTGCTCGATCGCGTCGGAAATCGCTGCCGTGGTCATGGAGCAGGGCTTCGACGATCTCGACGCCCCGGTCCTGCGCGTCACTAACGAAGACGTGCCGCTGCCCTATGCCGCGAACCTCGAAAAGGCCGCATTGATCGACGCGAGCCGCGTCGTCGCGGCGGCCAAGAAGGTCTGCTACAAGTAA
- the trmFO gene encoding methylenetetrahydrofolate--tRNA-(uracil(54)-C(5))-methyltransferase (FADH(2)-oxidizing) TrmFO, protein MPHHQVHIIGGGLAGTEAAWQLAQAGIRVRLSEMRGSGDMTPAHQTEGLAELVCSNSFRSDDADKNAVGLLHQEMRRLDSLIMASAEPAKVPAGSALAVDRHVFSDAVTRALADHPNVEIVRERIDMLPTEGMTIVATGPLTAPALATSIGQAAGMEHLAFFDAIAPVVHFDSIDMDQCWMANRWDKIGPGGGEGKDYINCPMDKDQYQAFVQGLLDGEKTEFKEWEASTPYFEGCMPIEVMASRGPETLRHGPMKPMGLDNPRTGRWPYAVVQLRQDNASGTLWNMVGFQTKLKHGAQAELFRTIAGLQNAEFARLGGLHRNTFIQSPKLLDPTLRLKSAPHIRFAGQMTGCEGYVESAAIGLIAGRFTAAELLGRDLTPPPADTALGALLGHVTGNVVSADYQPMNVNFGLFPTLDDVKKKQRKEAYTSRARASFGLWMGEMELA, encoded by the coding sequence ATGCCCCATCATCAGGTCCACATCATCGGCGGCGGCCTCGCCGGAACGGAAGCCGCCTGGCAGTTGGCGCAGGCCGGCATCCGCGTGCGCCTGTCGGAAATGCGCGGAAGCGGCGACATGACCCCGGCGCACCAGACCGAGGGGCTGGCCGAACTGGTCTGCTCCAACAGTTTCCGGTCCGACGATGCCGACAAAAATGCCGTGGGCCTGCTGCATCAGGAAATGCGCCGGCTGGACTCGCTCATCATGGCGAGCGCCGAACCGGCCAAGGTGCCCGCCGGCTCCGCGCTGGCGGTCGACCGCCATGTCTTTTCCGACGCCGTCACCCGCGCGCTCGCCGACCATCCCAATGTGGAGATCGTGCGCGAGCGGATCGACATGCTGCCCACAGAGGGCATGACCATCGTCGCCACCGGCCCGCTGACCGCGCCCGCGCTCGCCACCAGCATCGGCCAGGCGGCGGGCATGGAGCATCTCGCCTTTTTCGACGCGATCGCGCCGGTCGTCCATTTCGACAGCATCGACATGGACCAGTGCTGGATGGCCAATCGCTGGGACAAGATCGGCCCCGGCGGCGGCGAGGGGAAGGATTATATCAACTGCCCGATGGACAAGGACCAGTATCAGGCCTTCGTCCAGGGCCTGCTCGACGGCGAAAAGACCGAGTTCAAGGAGTGGGAGGCAAGCACCCCCTATTTCGAAGGCTGTATGCCGATCGAGGTCATGGCGTCGCGCGGCCCGGAAACGCTGCGCCACGGGCCGATGAAGCCGATGGGCCTCGACAATCCACGCACCGGCCGCTGGCCCTATGCGGTGGTGCAGTTGCGGCAGGACAATGCCAGCGGCACTTTGTGGAACATGGTAGGTTTCCAGACCAAGCTGAAACATGGCGCGCAGGCCGAATTGTTCCGCACCATAGCCGGCCTCCAGAATGCCGAGTTCGCGCGGCTGGGCGGGTTGCACCGCAACACCTTCATCCAGAGCCCCAAGCTGCTCGACCCGACTTTGCGGCTGAAGAGCGCGCCGCATATCCGCTTTGCAGGCCAAATGACGGGCTGCGAAGGCTATGTGGAGAGCGCCGCGATCGGCCTGATCGCCGGGCGCTTCACCGCGGCTGAACTGCTGGGCCGCGACCTGACCCCGCCGCCGGCCGACACGGCGCTGGGCGCGCTGCTCGGCCATGTGACCGGCAATGTGGTGAGCGCCGACTATCAGCCGATGAACGTCAATTTCGGCCTGTTCCCGACTTTGGACGACGTAAAGAAGAAGCAGCGCAAGGAAGCCTATACGTCCCGCGCCCGCGCGTCCTTCGGCTTGTGGATGGGGGAGATGGAACTCGCCTGA
- the pdhA gene encoding pyruvate dehydrogenase (acetyl-transferring) E1 component subunit alpha produces the protein MAKPTTPRPSRATAKAAAPAAGADHNRPRPQTPTDYKASKDELLEFYRQMVLIRRFEEKAGQLYGLGLIGGFCHLYIGQEAVAVGIQSALKPGKDSVITGYRDHGHMLAYGIDPNVIMAELTGREAGISRGKGGSMHMFSVEHKFFGGHGIVGAQVSLGAGLGFAHKYNGDGGVCVAYFGDGAANQGQVYESFNMAELWKLPIIFVIENNQYAMGTSVNRSSAEDQLYRRGESFRIPGLQVNGMDVLAVRGATEEALKWVQEGNGPILLEMKTYRYRGHSMSDPAKYRSREEVQAMRDKSDPIEGVKKYLIEAGVSEDDIKVIDQDIRKTVAEAADFAETSPEPELSELYTDVLVEQY, from the coding sequence TTGGCGAAACCAACGACGCCGCGTCCTTCACGCGCAACGGCAAAGGCGGCTGCACCCGCTGCCGGCGCGGACCATAACCGGCCTCGCCCCCAGACCCCGACCGATTACAAGGCCAGCAAGGACGAACTGCTGGAATTTTATCGGCAGATGGTCCTCATCCGCCGCTTCGAGGAAAAGGCCGGCCAATTGTACGGCCTGGGCCTGATCGGCGGCTTCTGCCACCTCTATATCGGTCAGGAAGCGGTCGCGGTGGGCATCCAGTCGGCATTGAAGCCCGGCAAGGACAGCGTCATCACCGGCTATCGCGATCACGGCCACATGCTTGCCTATGGTATCGACCCCAATGTCATCATGGCCGAACTGACCGGCCGCGAAGCCGGCATTTCGCGCGGCAAGGGCGGTTCGATGCACATGTTCAGCGTCGAACATAAATTCTTCGGCGGCCATGGCATTGTCGGCGCGCAGGTGTCGTTGGGCGCGGGGCTGGGCTTTGCGCATAAATATAATGGCGATGGCGGTGTGTGCGTCGCCTATTTCGGCGACGGCGCGGCCAACCAGGGCCAGGTCTATGAATCGTTCAACATGGCCGAGCTGTGGAAGCTGCCGATTATCTTCGTGATCGAGAACAACCAGTACGCGATGGGGACCAGCGTCAATCGCTCTTCGGCGGAAGACCAGCTCTATCGCCGTGGCGAGAGCTTCCGCATCCCCGGCCTCCAGGTCAACGGCATGGATGTGCTGGCGGTGCGCGGCGCGACCGAAGAGGCGCTGAAGTGGGTGCAGGAGGGCAATGGCCCGATCCTGCTGGAAATGAAGACCTATCGCTATCGCGGCCACTCCATGTCCGACCCGGCCAAATACCGGTCGCGCGAGGAAGTGCAGGCGATGCGCGACAAGTCCGATCCGATCGAAGGCGTGAAGAAATATCTGATCGAGGCCGGCGTCAGCGAGGACGACATCAAGGTGATCGACCAGGATATCCGCAAGACCGTCGCCGAAGCGGCCGATTTCGCGGAAACCTCGCCAGAGCCTGAACTGTCCGAACTCTATACCGACGTGCTGGTGGAGCAATATTAA
- a CDS encoding EF-hand domain-containing protein produces MGRLLAGGMAALLLVAGGLFWWQGRADNAPVPQLASAPPPPPEMEALPEGDPDAVGDAPPMPGEASPQSREQKRFARYDRNRDGVITRVEMMGSRTKAFKALDKDGDNLLSFEEWAVATADRFGAADADKDGKLTPAEFAATAPKRAVKAKCKC; encoded by the coding sequence ATGGGGCGATTGCTGGCGGGTGGCATGGCGGCGCTGCTGCTGGTCGCGGGCGGCCTGTTCTGGTGGCAGGGGCGGGCGGACAATGCGCCGGTGCCCCAGCTTGCCTCCGCCCCGCCGCCACCGCCGGAGATGGAGGCGCTGCCGGAGGGCGATCCCGATGCCGTCGGCGACGCGCCACCGATGCCCGGCGAGGCCAGTCCGCAGAGCCGCGAGCAGAAGCGCTTCGCCCGCTACGACCGGAACCGCGACGGCGTCATCACCCGTGTCGAGATGATGGGCAGCCGCACCAAGGCGTTCAAGGCGCTGGACAAGGATGGCGACAATCTGTTGTCGTTCGAGGAATGGGCGGTGGCGACGGCGGACCGGTTCGGCGCGGCGGATGCCGACAAGGACGGCAAGCTGACCCCGGCGGAGTTCGCCGCCACCGCGCCCAAGCGGGCGGTGAAGGCGAAGTGTAAATGTTGA
- a CDS encoding catalase — MTDPSVPRTTNDAGIPVQSDEYSLSVGSDGPILLNDHYLLEQMANFNREQIPERQPHAKGSGAFGHFEVTGDVAKYTKAKLFQPGAKTDVAMRFSTVAGERGSPDTWRDPRGFSVKFYTEEGNFDMVGNNTPIFFVRDPMKFQHFIRSQKRRADNGLRDHDMQWDFWTLSPESAHQVTYLMGDRGIPKTWREMNGYSSHTYSLINADGEKFWVKFHFHTDLGDGNACFTQDDADKMAGKDGDYHRRDLFNAIAKGDHPSWTLKWQIMPYEDAKTYRINPFDLTKTWPHADYPLIEVGKLMLTRNPTDFHTEIEQLAFEPNNMVPGVGLSPDKMLLARGFSYADAHRARLGVNYKQIPVNQPVAPVHSYSQAGAMRVAKATDPVYAPNSYGGPAAQADAHEAGLWQADGEMVRTAYSLRADDDDCSQPGALVRDVMDDAARARLVDNVVGHLCDGVSEKVLMRAFAYWRNIDPETGQRIEKGVRDKLGGASAAPGMASAETVHETEAAE, encoded by the coding sequence ATGACCGATCCGTCTGTCCCCCGCACCACTAACGACGCCGGCATCCCTGTCCAGAGCGACGAATATTCACTCAGCGTCGGCAGCGACGGGCCGATCCTGCTCAACGATCACTATCTGCTGGAGCAGATGGCGAACTTCAACCGGGAGCAAATCCCCGAGAGACAGCCGCACGCAAAGGGCAGCGGTGCATTCGGGCATTTCGAAGTCACCGGGGATGTCGCGAAATATACCAAGGCAAAGCTGTTCCAGCCGGGGGCTAAAACCGATGTCGCCATGCGCTTTTCGACCGTTGCGGGCGAGCGTGGCAGCCCCGACACATGGCGCGATCCGCGCGGTTTCTCAGTAAAATTCTATACCGAGGAAGGCAATTTCGATATGGTCGGCAACAATACGCCGATCTTCTTCGTGCGCGATCCGATGAAGTTTCAGCACTTCATACGCTCGCAGAAGCGCAGGGCCGACAATGGCTTGCGCGATCATGACATGCAGTGGGATTTCTGGACATTGTCGCCCGAAAGCGCTCATCAGGTGACCTATCTGATGGGCGATCGGGGGATTCCCAAGACGTGGCGCGAGATGAACGGCTATTCCAGCCATACCTATTCGCTCATCAATGCCGACGGCGAGAAATTCTGGGTCAAGTTCCATTTCCACACCGATCTGGGCGACGGCAACGCATGTTTCACCCAGGATGACGCCGACAAGATGGCCGGCAAGGATGGCGACTATCATCGCCGCGACCTCTTCAATGCCATTGCCAAGGGCGATCATCCAAGCTGGACGCTTAAATGGCAGATCATGCCCTATGAGGATGCCAAGACCTACCGGATCAATCCGTTCGATTTGACCAAGACCTGGCCGCACGCGGACTATCCGTTGATCGAGGTCGGCAAGTTGATGCTGACCCGCAACCCGACCGATTTTCATACCGAGATCGAGCAACTTGCGTTCGAACCCAACAATATGGTGCCCGGCGTGGGCCTTTCACCCGACAAGATGCTGCTCGCGCGCGGCTTCTCCTATGCCGATGCCCATCGCGCCCGGCTCGGCGTCAACTACAAGCAGATACCGGTCAACCAGCCGGTCGCGCCTGTCCATAGCTATTCCCAGGCAGGCGCCATGCGCGTCGCGAAAGCGACCGATCCGGTCTATGCGCCCAATAGCTATGGTGGTCCGGCGGCGCAGGCCGACGCCCATGAGGCCGGGCTTTGGCAGGCGGACGGCGAAATGGTGCGAACCGCATATAGTTTGCGTGCGGACGATGATGACTGCAGCCAGCCCGGCGCGCTGGTGCGCGATGTGATGGACGATGCCGCGCGTGCGCGGCTGGTCGACAATGTCGTGGGCCATTTGTGCGACGGCGTGAGCGAGAAGGTGCTGATGCGCGCCTTTGCCTATTGGCGCAATATCGACCCGGAAACGGGACAACGGATCGAGAAGGGTGTTCGCGACAAGCTTGGCGGAGCATCGGCCGCGCCGGGCATGGCGTCAGCCGAAACGGTGCATGAGACCGAGGCGGCGGAATAG